The sequence GGTTGCCCTGGTACAGCCGTGTTGTGTATGTGGACGATCAGCTcacctatgtctacaccagtgggacgaagagggcggagccctacacactgtggatggcgcagaacgagggttcggagttctgggacgaggtgacctggtggggacagcgcttccagaaatggtacaattcgagtctgaacaccctgagtcagctctacaaccggaccgagggtgagtgaaggacacaacacgacctagggatgcagggaaatggggtgggggttgggagtgtggttgatgtaaacagggtgaagggacaccgggatgtgtgttggagatggggggaggggacagagcccgaaggcgcattttctcgctggagtcagtgtgaatgtgggggacaaagggatatgggatggggggaggggctgcaggatggagggtCCATGCGAAAGAAATTTTTTTGACACCCTCCAAAGTGGGACTCTCAGattgtcccctccccaaacagcccagacttctgctaccagtcccacttgcagctgcctctgctgcccttcgggggggccccctcccacccccgccctttcCCAGACATATATTTCCCAGACAGAGTGGCAGAGGTGCAAAAGCCAGAAGTTCCCAGCAGACCCGGCTAGTCCGACTTCCtggtgacacaggccagagaatcgcaCCCAGCGATTTCTGGACTGGGGGTTTGTTCCTCCTGGCTACAACAGCGACTCTGTCACACCCTAGAGCTAGAACAGGGTTCTGAGACGTCTTGTCTCAATTCCCAGATATCGAGTGATGGGGAACCCCAATATCGacagccccaagtgttcagacatcacgagtcagacccccaaaatcctGAGTTTGGCTTAAGCGTTGTAAGTATTTGGGGAATAATATtggagcttatttttatttgccctctggtttgaggccttaggggacacatttctggggttttccctgctgctagaaagactagaagttactgctgtaagaaaagagagctgagactttcccctaatcccatgagtccaggaactggggatttattaaaaccacccactatcatgaaacgcacagtaaagtcacaagagcaggccgtgctgcattcaccccagccctggggagaagctgctcacCAGTGAGCCTCCTTCATTGTTCACTTTGTCTTATTTCCAGAGTGAGTTTTTCTCAGGTCAGACTCCGCAGAGTGTCATCAACTTGGGCTGGAGAGTTAGTGAGAGAATCAGCCCCTGCAAcgtgcagatttcagagtagcagccgtgttagtctgtatctgcaaaaagaacaggagtacttgtggtaccttagagactaacaaatttattagagcataagctttcgtggactacagctaaatttgttagtctctaaggtgccacaagtactcctgttctttttgcaaagtgcagagactcccgggctgccttactcctggcagcacaaacccagcacGGAGCCCCCGGGGTCAGGCAGGTTCCCCTGCACACTATCAATAGACGTGTACAGAGCCGTtcttcctgctcagtccctgatgtggggggctgtagtcacctggccaggcccccgattgtgctgtctcacttagcacgggaatgatccataagcgttcagtgcctggcgctgctgaactgtccctggccggtgagggtctctctgacgtaattgctcctcccttcctgacaGGGGACTCGCGAGTGACAATCCCTGTTTCCCCCGTGTCAGTGGTACTGGCCTGTCGCATTGGTGCTCACccaggagtgtccccagccccttcttgtagcacctccaatccctcctggctcccagcactgacagcagcaatgagaactaattcctgtcctgccctggacacctgggtttctGGTGGCCCTGCCCAGGACTAAGCGACAGGgtggagggttgccaagtgtctgctccccagcccgccccctctgtagctagtttaaccctctcctgactagtctcacccattggtcccctgctgctgagcctgtccagcctgacctgttcacacggacaccagcctccccagtgctgagagagggGCTCCGCTCGCctgcgctggggagctgctgttctgttcccactgccccctccccaaaccactgtccctcctgccctcctccccccatttacccctcttcctccccccatcctggggCTGCCAGATCGCCAGAGACTGTCCTGAGTCCTGCATCTTGACCACCAAGTGTTCTCTCTAGCTGTGTCTGCCCCCAACACGCACATGGGGGAATTCGGGGTCTGGTCCCTCTGAGACCTCATCGgtgccctgtcacggagtgtgggagaactcagggccctgcacccctggcttcctgcgattcaccatgactcttagtcagccagtaaagcagaaggtttatttagatgacagggacacagtccaagacaggtcttgcaggcacagaccacaggatacccctcagttaggtccatcttggggtcctcgggcaccccagcccccttgggaggtcagagccctctctgcttcccagccacctcaccagccagcttccgagactctccttcagcgacccctcccacagcctttgttcagtttcccaggcaaaggtctcacctggcctctaaccccttcctgggttctcatgttacatgctcaggtattctccattggtcagtgtcccatccccccattgcagactatcctagccacactcccctgtctgcattcacagaccacattaagaacagtcccagttcatcacatgccccaccctgcttatccctgtggagtgcagcacggaggagaagaggggtgggtggggagggctgacccaccccactcctctcgggcacctggcttgggatctctgcgtgtctgtgaccagccgccctgcatctctccagattctcagtggttctctcgttactccatcccttttcacctcagttgttttctcactttttgactttagttgattggtataaatcagcagtgtccaatagaaattcgatgctagccacacttgtggttttgaatttttcttattaGCCACGTTACAAAAAAGCCACATGCATTAGCCACAATTCAATAGCCTATTAGCCACCTGTGGCTAGTGGCGAACGTATTGGACACCACTGATATAAATAGTTAGTTGGACTCTTCTAGCAGAGTTTCTTCTGCTCCTGAAACTGGGCATGTCTCGGTCTCCGGGCTTCAAACCCGGTGCCTCCTGTGGCAAGCTCATGCCTTTGAGCGACCTGCATTCcagctgtctaaagtgcttggatgagactcCTATTGCGGATCGCTGTCagctcttccaccagttcagtccacatctgaaaaaggacagggacgccaggctgaagttgtgacgggtttggtcacagagactccccttgagactgtcactccatgtcctgggataccactgagaacaaccctcctacccgaacaggtttccctccactcccgtcttgctgagttagacacaccagtcacctccagcacagacacagaggttgggccacagaaacagtttcactcagcccaggggcttctcagttaacagggactttcccagcactcagtattcaacctttttgggagcccaaaccccaaataaatcccttttactctgtataaagcttatacaggataaattcataaattgtccaccctctataacactgatagagagatatgcacaactgtttgctcccccaggtattaatcacttactctgggtttattaataaacaaaagtgattttattaagtatagaaaataggatttaagtgatttctagtaatagaacaaagtaagtaacagagcaaattgaaacaaaacactcaagtctaagcctgatacattaagaaactgattacaggaaatatctcatcctcaaagatgttccaataagtttacttcacagactggactctttcctagtttgggcccaatcctttcccctggtacagtctttgttagatccagcagacatcttatttgataagcaggggttttctcatgactggcacccccttttataactttggcacaaggtgggaatcttttctctttctgggtccctgcccctcttgctaaatggaaaagtaccagatttaagatggatttcactaccaggtgacatggtcaagtctccattcctccttggttggcccctatgtacacaggaaggctttcaggtaaataaatcattcaccatcaattgccctaatcaatgggagccatcaagttcccaatgccccattgacggccctcacctggtgtgactacaacagtgatacaagtttcatatttccccaattccaaacatagaaataatacatgaaaacaaataggatgaacacactcagtagattacaagctttctaatgacatcatacaagagacgttttgcataaagcatattccagttacatcatattcacattcataatcatatttccataaagtatgtggagtgcaacgtcacgatccttaatcctgagtgccaaagtgggtctctgacccattctagacctgcaacatctcaaagactgaagttgtgcattgtctccatcattccttccctggatgtaggggactgggacgccaccctcgatttgaaagatgcctatttccacacctCTATTTTCCGAGGCCACAGAAGGTTTCTCGGGATCGTTGTGAACCAGACTCATTGCCAGTTTACCATCCTcccgttcagcctgtcagcagcctaatgggtctttatgaaatgctggtaatagtggcagccttcctgagaaggtgaggggtgcatgtgtatctgtacctcagtgactggctggtcaaTGACCAGTCCAATCCCAGATGAAAGCCAGCATCCACCTCGTCCTTTTGAGCACTGGGCCTGCTGATAAACGAGCAGAAGCCAACACTCCTCCCGGCTCAGAGGATAGTGTTTATCGGAGCGTTGCTCAAttctacccaggccagggccttcctcccaggagcccacTTCCAGTTAGTGTCGTCACAGGTCAAGGCCCACTCAGGCTGTTGGGTCGCATGGTCGCATGCCTATACGAGGTGTGGTATGCGAGGTTGCACCTCAGACCCCTAcaggcttggctggcctcagtgtaccGGCCAAACAGCCATCATTTGGACTCGGTGCTCACAGTGCCTGCCCATCTTCGGCACCTCACGACACAAGGTCAGTGGTCCCGGCAGCAACTCTTGCTATGGATAaacgtcagagagctcagagcggttggcctagcatgtcaggtgttgttacccaccatcgcaagcaaggtggtgcaagttcttacagacaatatggcagccatgttttacatcaacaggcagagagcggcctgctcttctccccactgtgtCAGGAGGCCATTTGCTTGCGGGAGTTCTTCATAAAGCACTCAATACACCTCAAAGCTTCTCCCCTTTTGGGAGCCCAGAACAAGCTGGCAACTCAGATCTTctcaccatgaatggtccctatgccccaacatagcaaggaccattttccagtggtgggtactcccctcgtagacctgttcatgaccagacagaacaggaaatgtcagccgTTCTGCTGTCTGTGTGACTGCAACCCGGGCTCACTCACAGATGTTGTCTTACTCCCTTGGAGAAATCACCTGTTCTgcgcctttccccttccccctctccccccaattccttttgtgCACAAGATCTTGCTGAAGATCAAGAGCGAAGGTTATTCTCATAGCCTCAGCCTGGCCACATCAGCACTAGTTTGGCTTATTTCTAGACATGTCAGTAGCAACTCCAATGCAACTCCAATGctgctccctccccttctggaccTGATCTCGCAAGTTCGcggccaaatgctccatctgcctgacaggtccatgtttaaacctgcagaactggcctgttcggagcaggtctgctaggtcttgctaggcagtaggaatccaattaccagagctacttactttgccaagtggaagcgtttctccattTGGTCTACCCTGCAAGGCCTCTCAGCGGGGTGCCAGAATCTCCCTATGAGTGTGGGTGCCACCGGTGCTGAAACTgtgactccgcctcttccccaatttccccacacacaccccccgcttCACCTCTTCTCCtcaggctctgcccactcctccccttcccctccccccgctctcacctgctgctaatgtggcagggccatggccccttggtccccctgttccggcacccctgcctcctcacccactgAGTCATCTTTCAGATGAAGCAGATACTCCAGAACCGTCTGGGAACAGTCAGGTCTAGCGATTTCATCCGTTAAGGTACACCTAGGAGCGATCTCCGCATTCTACCCCTGCTGGGTGGTCAGTCAGGTTTTTCACATGAAATGTCCATTCCCTTCCTCGAGGGCTTTGAAAGGCTGTACCTACAAATCTGGGAACCCCTCTGTGATAAATGAGTGGGGGTAGCACCCCAACCATTCAGTAGCTAtagaatcctccttagcagctgtACCCTAACTTCCttccctgtaaagagttaagaggtaagcttaaaatgagttggcacctgaccaggggaaccagTAAGGAAGCTGTACCCTCTCAAATTGGGGAAAAGTGTTGGGTGTGTGGGTCTTTTGTTCTCttggctgcagagggacagggcagTACTTATGCCgtaaaaagctctgggccaggtatgaaaaatcatcaggatcatacctagaaactactcatttggaaccaccgatatggaagttgtcagggttccctccccactctaaactctaggataaagacgtggggacccgcatgaagagctcctaagctttttctaccagcttaggttaaaacccccaaggtacaaaattccctgcaccctgagaaatgcttctctcactgccaccatcaagtgttttaaacaggaatccgggaaaggaaccacttgaagttccccttccccccaaaataccctctcaagcccgtacaccccctttcctgggaagcttgagaataatctcctaaccaattggttacaccgTGATCTAAAAACCCACTCCCGGGgttttaaaaccatagaaaacagtcaggttcttaaaagaaggattttattaaaacaaagaaggtaaaatcatctctgtaaaatcaggatggtaactattttacagggtactcaatttccaaactcagagggattccccctctggacaaaaccttaaagttacagaaaaaacaggaataacccCTCCCTCTAACACAGGGAAAgctcaccaagcaaaacaaacagaaacctacTCGCAATGCTGACTAAACTTACTTTAGAAAAGTGAGGTTTGGTGAGAAGATGACTGGTTGAGGAGATTGATTTTCTGCAGGTACTtcttgtctcccaagatcactctgactcagacaaagagccacacacaaagtcttcccccctcccaagatttgaaagtatcttgtccccttattggtcagatgccagccaggtcaggtgtcagtctggctacctgaatttcttaaccctttactggtaagaggattttatagcactgcatcagaccctctcccccgtccctttATATATATGACAGAAGTAGAACAAGAAATGTTCAGGTAGACACGATTAGGCCGATCtctttttatggcttgtggattcctgtgtgctaaccccacatgcttttgttttgttgtaacctttaaactggatccCAAGAAAGCTACTCTTGGTGATTAATCCTTGCAGTTGCTTTTTTAAGATCTAACAATAACCTAAGTTTTCCAagggtgttttctttctttttttaaataaaatttcctttttgtaagaacatgactggatttctgtgtcttatgaggtaaagaggttgtgcatatattaatcagctaatacaaccgctgggttctccttttcttttgtttcctttcttggctttcccaaagaaggggtggaaaagccgagggcccccagaaaaacttcccaagagagttcttctggattggcaaaaggcagattttcacttgggtggtggcagcattaccaggctggagtggccagtattaatttttcgagtccttgcaggctcccaccttctgcactcgaaatgccagagtggggaatcagccttgacaacatccccctgggggacttaaacctggtcatgtcagagctcacggggcctccctttgagcctctagcatTGTGCCCTCTGTTGGACCTTTCCTAGAAGGTCGCCTTTCTGGTAGCAATTACCTCAGTCAGGAGGGTCTTGGAGATTAGAGCTCTTATGTCAAAACCTCCATATACAGTGTTCTTTAACGAcaaggcagtggcgtagccaggttaagAGCACGGGGAGCGGAGCTAAAAAAAGGCACCGGGAGCAAAAAAAATGCTCCACTCCGGTAGTAGCGCAGGAGCAAAAGGCGTCGGAGCACAAAAAAGGCGCAGcttctgctcagtgggggagcggccgctccccctgctcccccccaacccGGCTACGCTACTGCGACAAGGTACAACGTTGCCCCCACCCcgtgttcctcccaaaggtaatcttggagtttcatagtaatcagggtattttcctgcccattcccttcctcaactcgcacaagaatagggaggaatgacatctccaccctctggatgTTAGGCAGGTGTCCTAAGCTGATCCATAAATCCACACCGCTCTGATAGGATGAAAACCCTACCCCTTTTGGCTCAGAGAATTTCATTGTGGATTACATTGTGCATTCACATGTGCTACGAGCAGGCAGGTgtcccaccacctgccttccttgcggcccattctgtgagagcacaagcttcctcagtggcgttcatggcccaggcctgatccaggacatttgcagagcagcgacTTGGGCGTCAATACATACTTTTTCTTCCAATTACGCCATTACCCACCAAGTGAGAGATGACACTGGGTTTGGCTGGGCAGTGTTGTAATCCATGTGtccatgaactccgagcccacctcttaCGGTATTGCTTGGGAGTCCCCGAACATGGAAGGGACATGTGCAAacagttgaagaagaaaaaatggttactaacctttctgtagctgttgttacttttaatgttttccacaagtgattagtgatttttgggtgtctgatGTTGAGAGGCCGGGTGCTCCCACTTtctgatcaggcccctttaaagggtctcagttaggcacccaaaatcactagtcattgctgaaaatcttggcatttacctcaatgtatctaatgcagggtgagggaggggtgaaaaTATTTGGGACCCTGTGTGAGTTATTTTTGTGCCCCAACATTCTACCCAGTTTGCCAAGCTAGGGGTCTGATCCTTTCCCCACGTTTCAGTCTTCCTCGTGATCCCCACACTGTTCTCTGTtcaccacagcctctctcctgctcccctaaattctccttcctgtccccatcccccttccctccctccagtctccctccctgcctcctatcagcccaggggtggctccattaactgagtctgctcttggttgtgtgcgagatgggggccgttgttgtgaagattagcctggctgtaggaaaatggtggctagctgaactaagggccgtcagtggcctgatcctcacagggaatcaccttgagacagtggccatgtgaaaaagaggtcaagcatatgaagttggttctttgccattcctagactgagttgggggcacggagaagatggggcagggaaacagagtgACCCTGGGCATTCTGTGAGGTCATTAAACCAGAGCAGAGGTTAGTGTGGGGGACAGACCTGTACCCCCTCCTCACAGGGGAATGGGGGTACTGTCAATGACGGAGGTGGGGGACCAAGTGATCCTGAGGACCCTGCAAAATTAATACAACCAGAGCAGAAGAGAGTTGGGTACAgacaccctgaactccctctcttctccagattgaCCCTGACTACGAGAACTGTGGGGATcctcagagagcagaagagagctggaggggatagatccctgcaatatccggagtactccctttgggattgtgccaccctgctcctcctgcagggaacatacaagaacaagcagcagtgaggtactccttgaaggttgtgagctctctgcagtgggggcTCTTTAGTGTACAAGACCCAACAGATGGAGAGGGTGCCCCCTGCGGGTTTGGATTCCCCCCctgaaaggagctgggagggtgtaggacccaacagcataagtgggaaccccatttctcaggggagggagggcccagtagcaagaagaagaaccactgggctacctgcagtgggctcttggtgagattttcagagagagactgcttctgaccctcagctgtgtTTCAGGGTTTCACATCATCCAGACGATATACGGCTGTGATCTCCGGGAAGACAACAGCATTCAGGGGTTTTACCAGGATTCATATGATGGACGAGACTTCCTTACCTTCGATAAGGAGACCATGACTTGGGTAGCAGCAGATATTGGGGCTCAGATCaccaagaggagatgggaggCTGAAGTAAATGACAACCAGCAGTGGAAACGCTACGTGGAGGGGAATTGTATTTCCTGGCTAAGGAGTGCTCTAGAGTACGGGAAGGAGACTCTACAGAGGAAAGGTAAGGCGGGGGACAAGCCCCACCTAGGGGGACACTACTGGCTACATCTCCATTCCCCAGttccaaactggaacaggtgGGTAGGGGGATATTCAGCGAACCTTGCACCAGGGATAGGTGGGGAAACAACCCCTTCCCTATCAGTTCTGCTGGAAAAAAGgataagaaattgaaaatgttaaaagcagttcactgtagagaagctgcatctccagAGCCACTTGACCAAATGAGCGCAACTTCACATCACAAATTCTACCTCTTCCTCTGATGTGACACAGCCGTTATCAAGGCAATCTGCCTGTGCTTGTGCATGTTAGAGCACTTTGCTTAATTATGGAAGTGCCACTTCTATGGACACCAGCTTCATTCACCATGTAATTCTTCCCTATTCACTGTCTGTACCATCATATTTCTTGTGTTGCCCCCAGCCCGTGTTCCATCAATGATGGTAgctttgtccttgttgccaaactTCTCCTACAGTCATTTATGTGCTTCCTTCCATGCCATCCCCTACATGTGGAATTGCCCTCCCCATACTAACCTGGAAGAAGGCTCCCCTTGTCCTTAAAATTTTCGCCCTCAAGACCTACCTTTGCTGCAACACTTTCATACTTTACTTTTTGATTCTTTTATCAATAAGACACCAGATAATCACACTCAAATTTATTACCAAAGCtttttagttaaagattaatcacaaacatagaagggaagaggttaaatgctttaacactccaactcaggaggacagtctgcttcaaaatgttaactcactattacccgtttatgtaccttgtctgttaccatgtacacacatttcccagattagttagcatcattacacaccctgatctttcccttcccaaacagtttgcacttgctgttcaaggttacttgaaatttctacccagttttttgcaacaattatactaattgcttatttctctcacaaacctcagcagaacattatcttgtcctttgccatctttacaaatgccaacaagaaaaatccatacacagcattgtaatgtgtatttcagtgccagggggctgggaaactgatttttcaatattagcataattccttttgaaatacATAATATTGGGGTAAATAGATTTGGTAACAacctacaagaaattagccaattCATATTAGCTCGTTTGAGGGGCAATTTAGCACTGTGTGTCACTTTTTGTTTAATTGgccctttccatctctaattggtcagtttattcagtccagtttttgctccctggccagggcaagattctcctctctttcaaatccagggactgagaggagatgggtaCAAACCTAGTGTGTGATTGACACCTGTATCTGGAGTTTAGTGAAGCCTGTCAAGGTATTTGTGTCTCTGTGGtttggagcagaggccaggtcagGGACCTGGATTCAGGATTCACCGTTGCTGATACTGTGAATTCGGCACAGAAATCCTCTAACATGATGGTTCTCTCTCATCAGAGGGATTCTGTCTCATGgattctcatcctctcccactgctcgggtctcagaatttcatgctgcaaagctctagaaaatgctgcctggattagagcttgaaaacacctcacctgagtttcttctttttcccagtgtGCCCAACAGCTAGAGTGAGTGACAGGTCATCTCGTGACGGCctcaccaccctctcctgtaaggtcagtggattctacccccgggacatcaccgtgacctggctgaaaaatggggagagcagacagcaggagacctactctgaaggcatcctacccaatggggatgggacctaccagacctgggtgacaatggagattgatcccaagatcaaagcccattattcatgtcaagtggagcatgaaagcctgttagagccactctctgtctcctggggtaaggagtttgtgtgtttgcctgttttcctagtgggagagggggaatccattaaactcaacccctgaaaaattctcatttggatttataggctgaagctggactttctcagggtctgtgaggccctgtcctctttggctctgtccccctgcagtcaagttcttgtgctagagttgggacccacagtgcctggggctcatgtcttgctctccagtttgctgcctctggggctgttggatacatctcagcaatacagtgtctctgaagggagaagattaacaatgagacattaaggcctgaagggaccattctaatcatctgatctgagctcctgcctagtccagggcaggggggaatcacagtctggtcatctgtgggcaaactagcgctgatccttcagaaagagatttccattccagatgtagtctccaagggatggagaatttatcacatcccaggagaagctcaaatctgccccttatttccagacagagttggtcttgcttcagcttccagcccgttctcaacttcatgcactcgtggtcctgccatgagtgcaggggacgggactagataagctctcgaggtcccttcta comes from Chrysemys picta bellii isolate R12L10 unplaced genomic scaffold, ASM1138683v2 scaf15, whole genome shotgun sequence and encodes:
- the LOC135977698 gene encoding class I histocompatibility antigen, F10 alpha chain-like isoform X2, with product MLPYSSHAPAPLYLPTPSSPHSPSSPASFLLLPHRLFLPVRPFCEPFPRSPSHRSPPKGWRCLSHIARGSWQGLVRSDSPLPQSPPSGLHSRRILDTVVSEPAPGLPWYSRVVYVDDQLTYVYTSGTKRAEPYTLWMAQNEGSEFWDEVTWWGQRFQKWYNSSLNTLSQLYNRTEGFHIIQTIYGCDLREDNSIQGFYQDSYDGRDFLTFDKETMTWVAADIGAQITKRRWEAEVNDNQQWKRYVEGNCISWLRSALEYGKETLQRKVCPTARVSDRSSRDGLTTLSCKVSGFYPRDITVTWLKNGESRQQETYSEGILPNGDGTYQTWVTMEIDPKIKAHYSCQVEHESLLEPLSVSWG
- the LOC135977698 gene encoding class I histocompatibility antigen, F10 alpha chain-like isoform X1; protein product: MLPYSSHAPAPLYLPTPSSPHSPSSPASFLLLPHRLFLPVRPFCEPFPRSPSHRSPPKGWRCLSHIARGSWQGLVRSDSPLPQSPPSGLHSRRILDTVVSEPAPGLPWYSRVVYVDDQLTYVYTSGTKRAEPYTLWMAQNEGSEFWDEVTWWGQRFQKWYNSSLNTLSQLYNRTEGFHIIQTIYGCDLREDNSIQGFYQDSYDGRDFLTFDKETMTWVAADIGAQITKRRWEAEVNDNQQWKRYVEGNCISWLRSALEYGKETLQRKVCPTARVSDRSSRDGLTTLSCKVSGFYPRDITVTWLKNGESRQQETYSEGILPNGDGTYQTWVTMEIDPKIKAHYSCQVEHESLLEPLSVSWEPNNSLIPIVAGVITAAVLIGVIIGVFFWKKQCPGRTGDGYAVAQASDQGSSGSDRSAKA
- the LOC135977698 gene encoding class I histocompatibility antigen, F10 alpha chain-like isoform X3, with amino-acid sequence MALALRLLLLGAVALPGGHCRLHSRRILDTVVSEPAPGLPWYSRVVYVDDQLTYVYTSGTKRAEPYTLWMAQNEGSEFWDEVTWWGQRFQKWYNSSLNTLSQLYNRTEGFHIIQTIYGCDLREDNSIQGFYQDSYDGRDFLTFDKETMTWVAADIGAQITKRRWEAEVNDNQQWKRYVEGNCISWLRSALEYGKETLQRKVCPTARVSDRSSRDGLTTLSCKVSGFYPRDITVTWLKNGESRQQETYSEGILPNGDGTYQTWVTMEIDPKIKAHYSCQVEHESLLEPLSVSWEPNNSLIPIVAGVITAAVLIGVIIGVFFWKKQCPGRTGDGYAVAQASDQGSSGSDRSAKA